Proteins encoded by one window of Bactrocera oleae isolate idBacOlea1 chromosome 4, idBacOlea1, whole genome shotgun sequence:
- the LOC106618683 gene encoding protein 5NUC isoform X3, translating into MAKIVLYFLVLCVALMCQSRANPIDGKALVATEFLVLHNNDMHARFEQTNVNGGKCLQADADYNKCYGGFARVAHEVRKYREEAAKGGTPVIYLNAGDTYTGTPWFTIFKDNISVAFLNKLQPDAISLGNHEFDEKIEGLLPFLEKVNFPVLTCNLDLSKTPELSMAKNLMNSTVLEVNGTKVGLIGYLTPDTKFLITPNTLEFKDEIECINEEAAKLKEQGINILFALGHSGYQTDQKIAANCPDIDLVIGGHSHSFLYTGNAPDVEPIEGPYPTIVKQQSGKEVPVVQAYAYTKYLGKLHLQFDKDGNLIEFDGTPILLNADVQRESDILELLEVYRPNITNLENTIVGHTKVQLDGRSTMCRSVECNLGNLVADSMIYARVIEDQGGAFWTDAPIAIMNGGGIRSGIDKRSDGSITENDVLSVLPFNNKLYVLSISGKQLRKSLELSAKKRTEDSNGGFLQFSGLHVAYDYRNEEGSRVTSVEVRCGECDMPDYEPLDDSKTYKIISTAFLVNGGDEYNLVENGSEPILMKWSDGEALIEYLKHRDFIYPELEGRIEVIESSNSGASNTKSFICLTLASLVMFFLRSFH; encoded by the exons ATGGCCAAAATAGTTTTATACTTTTTGGTGCTCTGTGTCGCGTTAATGTGCCAGTCACGTGCCAACCCGATCGATGGAAAAGCCCTTGTGGCTACTGAGTTTCTGGTGTTGCACAACAATGACATGCATGCTCGTTTCGAGCAAACGAACGTGAATGGCGGCAAGTGTTTGCAGGCGGATGCCGATTACAATAAATGCTACGGCGGATTCGCGCGAGTTGCACATGA AGTACGAAAATATCGAGAAGAGGCAGCGAAGGGTGGCACACCTGTGATATATTTGAATGCTGGAGACACGTACACCGGCACGCCATGGTTCACTATTTTTAAGGACAATATTAGCGTAGCATTCCTGAATAAATTGCAACCAGACGCAATT TCACTGGGCAATCACGAGTTTGACGAAAAGATTGAAGGTCTCTTGCCGTTCCTCGAAAAAGTTAATTTCCCTGTTTTGACTTGCAACTTGGACTTAAGTAAGACGCCCGAACTGAgtatggccaagaatttaaTGAACTCAACTGTCCTCGAAGTTAACGGTACAAAAGTTGGTCTAATTGGCTATTTGACACCTGACACCAAGTTTTTAATAACACCCAACACCCTTGAATTTAAAGACGAAATTGAATGCATTAA TGAGGAGGCTGCAAAGTTAAAAGAACAAGGTATAAACATATTATTCGCTTTGGGTCACTCAGGGTATCAAACAGACCAGAAAATAGCGGCTAATTGTCCAGATATTGATCTGGTTATTGGCg GTCATTCGCACTCATTTCTATATACCGGTAACGCGCCCGATGTAGAGCCCATTGAGGGCCCCTATCCAACAATTGTAAAGCAGCAGAGCGGCAAAGAAGTGCCAGTGGTGCAAGCATATGCCTACACGAAATATTTAGGAAAACTCCATTTGCAG TTCGATAAAGACGGAAATCTGATCGAATTTGATGGCACGCCAATTTTGTTGAACGCTGACGTGCAACGAGAAAGCGATATTCTAGAACTACTTGAAGTGTATCGTCCAAACATCACCAATCTGGAGAACACAATTGTAGGCCACACAAAGGTGCAATTAGATGGTCGTTCGACAATGTGTCGCAGTGTGGAGTGCAATTTGGGGAATTTAGTTGCTGACTCAATGATTTATGCTCGTGTAATCGAAGACCAAGGTGGTGCTTTCTGGACTGATGCACCAATTGCAATTATGAATGGCGGAG gtaTACGGTCTGGAATCGACAAGCGCTCAGATGGTTCAATTACAGAAAATGATGTTTTATCTGTTCTGCCGTTCAATAATAAATTGTATGTGCTTAGTATATCTGGAAAACAGCTGCGCAAAAGTCTCGAACTGTCGGCCAAAAAACGCACTGAAGATTCTAATGGCGGTTTCCTACAATTTTCTGGTTTACATGTCGCATATGATTACCGTAACGAGGAGGGTAGTCGGGTTACTTCGGTGGAAGTACGCTGTGGTGAATGTGATATGCCAGATTACGAACCGTTGGACGATTCCAAAACATATAAGATTATATCTACTGCATTCTTAGTAAATGGTGGGGATGAATACAATTTGGTTGAGAATGGTTCAGAACCCATATTAATGAAATGGAGTGATGGAGAAGcgttaattgaatatttaaaacatcGTGACTTCATATATCCTGAATTGGAAGGTCGAATTGAGGTTATTGAGTCAAGTAACTCCGGCGCATCTAATACCAAATCCTTTATATGCCTAACTCTTGCCAGTTTAGTAATGTTTTTTCTTCGATCCTTCCATTAG
- the LOC106618683 gene encoding protein 5NUC isoform X1 codes for MYEIHTKEMAKIVLYFLVLCVALMCQSRANPIDGKALVATEFLVLHNNDMHARFEQTNVNGGKCLQADADYNKCYGGFARVAHEVRKYREEAAKGGTPVIYLNAGDTYTGTPWFTIFKDNISVAFLNKLQPDAISLGNHEFDEKIEGLLPFLEKVNFPVLTCNLDLSKTPELSMAKNLMNSTVLEVNGTKVGLIGYLTPDTKFLITPNTLEFKDEIECINEEAAKLKEQGINILFALGHSGYQTDQKIAANCPDIDLVIGGHSHSFLYTGNAPDVEPIEGPYPTIVKQQSGKEVPVVQAYAYTKYLGKLHLQFDKDGNLIEFDGTPILLNADVQRESDILELLEVYRPNITNLENTIVGHTKVQLDGRSTMCRSVECNLGNLVADSMIYARVIEDQGGAFWTDAPIAIMNGGGIRSGIDKRSDGSITENDVLSVLPFNNKLYVLSISGKQLRKSLELSAKKRTEDSNGGFLQFSGLHVAYDYRNEEGSRVTSVEVRCGECDMPDYEPLDDSKTYKIISTAFLVNGGDEYNLVENGSEPILMKWSDGEALIEYLKHRDFIYPELEGRIEVIESSNSGASNTKSFICLTLASLVMFFLRSFH; via the exons ACATACCAAAGAAATGGCCAAAATAGTTTTATACTTTTTGGTGCTCTGTGTCGCGTTAATGTGCCAGTCACGTGCCAACCCGATCGATGGAAAAGCCCTTGTGGCTACTGAGTTTCTGGTGTTGCACAACAATGACATGCATGCTCGTTTCGAGCAAACGAACGTGAATGGCGGCAAGTGTTTGCAGGCGGATGCCGATTACAATAAATGCTACGGCGGATTCGCGCGAGTTGCACATGA AGTACGAAAATATCGAGAAGAGGCAGCGAAGGGTGGCACACCTGTGATATATTTGAATGCTGGAGACACGTACACCGGCACGCCATGGTTCACTATTTTTAAGGACAATATTAGCGTAGCATTCCTGAATAAATTGCAACCAGACGCAATT TCACTGGGCAATCACGAGTTTGACGAAAAGATTGAAGGTCTCTTGCCGTTCCTCGAAAAAGTTAATTTCCCTGTTTTGACTTGCAACTTGGACTTAAGTAAGACGCCCGAACTGAgtatggccaagaatttaaTGAACTCAACTGTCCTCGAAGTTAACGGTACAAAAGTTGGTCTAATTGGCTATTTGACACCTGACACCAAGTTTTTAATAACACCCAACACCCTTGAATTTAAAGACGAAATTGAATGCATTAA TGAGGAGGCTGCAAAGTTAAAAGAACAAGGTATAAACATATTATTCGCTTTGGGTCACTCAGGGTATCAAACAGACCAGAAAATAGCGGCTAATTGTCCAGATATTGATCTGGTTATTGGCg GTCATTCGCACTCATTTCTATATACCGGTAACGCGCCCGATGTAGAGCCCATTGAGGGCCCCTATCCAACAATTGTAAAGCAGCAGAGCGGCAAAGAAGTGCCAGTGGTGCAAGCATATGCCTACACGAAATATTTAGGAAAACTCCATTTGCAG TTCGATAAAGACGGAAATCTGATCGAATTTGATGGCACGCCAATTTTGTTGAACGCTGACGTGCAACGAGAAAGCGATATTCTAGAACTACTTGAAGTGTATCGTCCAAACATCACCAATCTGGAGAACACAATTGTAGGCCACACAAAGGTGCAATTAGATGGTCGTTCGACAATGTGTCGCAGTGTGGAGTGCAATTTGGGGAATTTAGTTGCTGACTCAATGATTTATGCTCGTGTAATCGAAGACCAAGGTGGTGCTTTCTGGACTGATGCACCAATTGCAATTATGAATGGCGGAG gtaTACGGTCTGGAATCGACAAGCGCTCAGATGGTTCAATTACAGAAAATGATGTTTTATCTGTTCTGCCGTTCAATAATAAATTGTATGTGCTTAGTATATCTGGAAAACAGCTGCGCAAAAGTCTCGAACTGTCGGCCAAAAAACGCACTGAAGATTCTAATGGCGGTTTCCTACAATTTTCTGGTTTACATGTCGCATATGATTACCGTAACGAGGAGGGTAGTCGGGTTACTTCGGTGGAAGTACGCTGTGGTGAATGTGATATGCCAGATTACGAACCGTTGGACGATTCCAAAACATATAAGATTATATCTACTGCATTCTTAGTAAATGGTGGGGATGAATACAATTTGGTTGAGAATGGTTCAGAACCCATATTAATGAAATGGAGTGATGGAGAAGcgttaattgaatatttaaaacatcGTGACTTCATATATCCTGAATTGGAAGGTCGAATTGAGGTTATTGAGTCAAGTAACTCCGGCGCATCTAATACCAAATCCTTTATATGCCTAACTCTTGCCAGTTTAGTAATGTTTTTTCTTCGATCCTTCCATTAG
- the LOC106618683 gene encoding protein 5NUC isoform X2, whose product MKHTKEMAKIVLYFLVLCVALMCQSRANPIDGKALVATEFLVLHNNDMHARFEQTNVNGGKCLQADADYNKCYGGFARVAHEVRKYREEAAKGGTPVIYLNAGDTYTGTPWFTIFKDNISVAFLNKLQPDAISLGNHEFDEKIEGLLPFLEKVNFPVLTCNLDLSKTPELSMAKNLMNSTVLEVNGTKVGLIGYLTPDTKFLITPNTLEFKDEIECINEEAAKLKEQGINILFALGHSGYQTDQKIAANCPDIDLVIGGHSHSFLYTGNAPDVEPIEGPYPTIVKQQSGKEVPVVQAYAYTKYLGKLHLQFDKDGNLIEFDGTPILLNADVQRESDILELLEVYRPNITNLENTIVGHTKVQLDGRSTMCRSVECNLGNLVADSMIYARVIEDQGGAFWTDAPIAIMNGGGIRSGIDKRSDGSITENDVLSVLPFNNKLYVLSISGKQLRKSLELSAKKRTEDSNGGFLQFSGLHVAYDYRNEEGSRVTSVEVRCGECDMPDYEPLDDSKTYKIISTAFLVNGGDEYNLVENGSEPILMKWSDGEALIEYLKHRDFIYPELEGRIEVIESSNSGASNTKSFICLTLASLVMFFLRSFH is encoded by the exons ACATACCAAAGAAATGGCCAAAATAGTTTTATACTTTTTGGTGCTCTGTGTCGCGTTAATGTGCCAGTCACGTGCCAACCCGATCGATGGAAAAGCCCTTGTGGCTACTGAGTTTCTGGTGTTGCACAACAATGACATGCATGCTCGTTTCGAGCAAACGAACGTGAATGGCGGCAAGTGTTTGCAGGCGGATGCCGATTACAATAAATGCTACGGCGGATTCGCGCGAGTTGCACATGA AGTACGAAAATATCGAGAAGAGGCAGCGAAGGGTGGCACACCTGTGATATATTTGAATGCTGGAGACACGTACACCGGCACGCCATGGTTCACTATTTTTAAGGACAATATTAGCGTAGCATTCCTGAATAAATTGCAACCAGACGCAATT TCACTGGGCAATCACGAGTTTGACGAAAAGATTGAAGGTCTCTTGCCGTTCCTCGAAAAAGTTAATTTCCCTGTTTTGACTTGCAACTTGGACTTAAGTAAGACGCCCGAACTGAgtatggccaagaatttaaTGAACTCAACTGTCCTCGAAGTTAACGGTACAAAAGTTGGTCTAATTGGCTATTTGACACCTGACACCAAGTTTTTAATAACACCCAACACCCTTGAATTTAAAGACGAAATTGAATGCATTAA TGAGGAGGCTGCAAAGTTAAAAGAACAAGGTATAAACATATTATTCGCTTTGGGTCACTCAGGGTATCAAACAGACCAGAAAATAGCGGCTAATTGTCCAGATATTGATCTGGTTATTGGCg GTCATTCGCACTCATTTCTATATACCGGTAACGCGCCCGATGTAGAGCCCATTGAGGGCCCCTATCCAACAATTGTAAAGCAGCAGAGCGGCAAAGAAGTGCCAGTGGTGCAAGCATATGCCTACACGAAATATTTAGGAAAACTCCATTTGCAG TTCGATAAAGACGGAAATCTGATCGAATTTGATGGCACGCCAATTTTGTTGAACGCTGACGTGCAACGAGAAAGCGATATTCTAGAACTACTTGAAGTGTATCGTCCAAACATCACCAATCTGGAGAACACAATTGTAGGCCACACAAAGGTGCAATTAGATGGTCGTTCGACAATGTGTCGCAGTGTGGAGTGCAATTTGGGGAATTTAGTTGCTGACTCAATGATTTATGCTCGTGTAATCGAAGACCAAGGTGGTGCTTTCTGGACTGATGCACCAATTGCAATTATGAATGGCGGAG gtaTACGGTCTGGAATCGACAAGCGCTCAGATGGTTCAATTACAGAAAATGATGTTTTATCTGTTCTGCCGTTCAATAATAAATTGTATGTGCTTAGTATATCTGGAAAACAGCTGCGCAAAAGTCTCGAACTGTCGGCCAAAAAACGCACTGAAGATTCTAATGGCGGTTTCCTACAATTTTCTGGTTTACATGTCGCATATGATTACCGTAACGAGGAGGGTAGTCGGGTTACTTCGGTGGAAGTACGCTGTGGTGAATGTGATATGCCAGATTACGAACCGTTGGACGATTCCAAAACATATAAGATTATATCTACTGCATTCTTAGTAAATGGTGGGGATGAATACAATTTGGTTGAGAATGGTTCAGAACCCATATTAATGAAATGGAGTGATGGAGAAGcgttaattgaatatttaaaacatcGTGACTTCATATATCCTGAATTGGAAGGTCGAATTGAGGTTATTGAGTCAAGTAACTCCGGCGCATCTAATACCAAATCCTTTATATGCCTAACTCTTGCCAGTTTAGTAATGTTTTTTCTTCGATCCTTCCATTAG